Within Oryzias melastigma strain HK-1 unplaced genomic scaffold, ASM292280v2 sc01127, whole genome shotgun sequence, the genomic segment GCCTTCATCATGAACAGTGTCAATTACAGCTGCATGGACGTGGACCGGCTCATGAAGCGGTACTACCTACCCGTGGCTTACAGCCTCATCTTCATCGTGGGCTTGTTTGGGAACATGATCTCAATCAGCATCTACCTGACCAAGCTGCGACCCTGGAAGAGCAGCAGCATCATCATGGTCAACCTGGCGCTGACCGACCTGCTGTACGTGCTCACCATGCCCTTCCTGATCTACTACTACATCAACGAGGGCTCCTGGATGCTGGGCGACTTCATGTGCCGCTTCATGCGCTTCGCCTTTCACTTTCACCTGTACGGCAGCATTCTGTTCCTCACCTGCCTCGCCATCTTCCGCTACGTGGTGGTGGTGCAGCCGTTCAGGGCGGCGCAGGTGCAGGATAAGTTCTGGGGCACCATCGCATGTCTAACCGTGTGGACCATCGCCGCCACTGAAACCACGCCCATGTTGACCATCGTTTCCTTGAGCGTGGACAAGGACAACAACACGCAGTGTCTTGTGTTCGCCAGCACCGAGCCGGTCACCGCCGTGCGCGAGTAC encodes:
- the LOC112138329 gene encoding 2-oxoglutarate receptor 1-like; this translates as MNSVNYSCMDVDRLMKRYYLPVAYSLIFIVGLFGNMISISIYLTKLRPWKSSSIIMVNLALTDLLYVLTMPFLIYYYINEGSWMLGDFMCRFMRFAFHFHLYGSILFLTCLAIFRYVVVVQPFRAAQVQDKFWGTIACLTVWTIAATETTPMLTIVSLSVDKDNNTQCLVFASTEPVTAVREYSWLLTAIGFALPLLVVFFCNIGIVRELAKGPSPTNSFRNRAQCMLVLILGLFVLCFLPYHILRGLWIETQHNMRTLNSNTSECSSHITQAVYLISRPLAAINTFFNLALYTLSGNKFRRAFLSVFCRERWLIKANLRIQRMIMTKATNDIPAIP